From a single Loxodonta africana isolate mLoxAfr1 chromosome 9, mLoxAfr1.hap2, whole genome shotgun sequence genomic region:
- the LOC104845673 gene encoding LOW QUALITY PROTEIN: uncharacterized protein LOC104845673 (The sequence of the model RefSeq protein was modified relative to this genomic sequence to represent the inferred CDS: inserted 4 bases in 3 codons; substituted 1 base at 1 genomic stop codon), producing the protein MNKDLRRRRCAEPVRLAEACALASRRRPATLAGFGGCDKIFIDVKVPSGLAWVGSTKVGAALPREXGRGEPGGGEGGKSDEVRGNRRLLGHQRASRSRGXEPWGGAFLENMSAPQHASDLINPLGKDRRSGWRTDCGELKKLTCAVIKRAIALSDSPRATEIEXAPEPAVGGPGSTLPSQEKRTKRGDGLGDGPALQTLQSLETKPPFQVSTSRKDKGSXEIRKDRCGDRWLSISEEGAVGGGERYCG; encoded by the exons ATGAATAAAGACCTGCGGAGAAGGCGGTGCGCTGAGCCGGTCCGCCTGGCCGAGGCGTGCGCGCTCGCGTCCCGGAGGCGCCCGGCCACCCTGGCTG GTTTTGGAGGCTGCGATAAAATCTTCATCGACGTGAAGGTACCTTCTGGGTTGGCTTGGGTCGGAAGTACTAAGGTGGGGGCCGCCCTTCCCCGGGAGTAGGGACGTGGGGAAccaggaggtggggagggaggaaaaagcGACGAGGTCAGAGGAAACCGAAGGCTCCTGGGGCACCAAAGGGCTTCCCGCAGTCGGG ATGAGCCCTGGGGAGGAGCCTTTCTCGAGAACATGAGCGCGCCTCAACACGCCTCAGACCTCATAAACCCACTTGGCAAAGACCGGAGAAGCGGCTGGCGGACCGACTGCGGTGAACTCAAGAAATTAACCTGCGCTGTAATTAAACGGGCTATCGCCCTTTCAGACTCACCTCGAGCGACCGAGATAGA AGCTCCCGAACCGGCGGTGGGAGGACCTGGCTCCACCCTCCCGTCCCAGGAGAAGAGGACAAAAAGGGGAGATGGACTTGGAGATGGCCCCGCCCTTCAAACGctccaatccttggaaaccaaaCCTCCTTTCCAAGTCTCCACGTCTAGAAAGGACAAAGGCA AGGAGATCCGTAAAGACCGATGCGGAGATAGGTGGCTTTCGATTTCTGAAGAGGGTGCCGTTGGAGGGGGGGAAAGGTACTGTGGCTAA